In a single window of the Rhinolophus ferrumequinum isolate MPI-CBG mRhiFer1 chromosome 21, mRhiFer1_v1.p, whole genome shotgun sequence genome:
- the NEURL4 gene encoding neuralized-like protein 4 isoform X8, producing the protein MAAGSGGSGGSGGGPGPGPGGGGGPAGSGPGPGSGGGLGSGGELHPRTGRLVSLSACGRTARRQQPGQEFNHGLVLSREPLRDGRVFTVRIDRKVNSWSGSIEIGVTALDPSVLDFPSSATGLKGGSWVVSGCSVLRDGRSVLEEYGQDLDQLGEGDRVGVERTVAGELRLWVNGRDCGVAASGLPARVWAVVDLYGKCTQITVLPPEPGFSSPPPIPTPPLEPSAPYEDSALAEQGTSGDEDFGSMELSEVCGTLIKLSNNNKTAERRRPLDEFNNGVVMTNRPLRDNEMFEIRIDKLVDKWSGSIEIGVTTHNPNNLEYPATMTNLQSGTIMMSGCGILTNGKGTRREYCEFSLDELQEGDHIGLTRKSNSALHFFINGIDQGVATPLTPPVVYGVVDLYGMAVKVTIVHNNNHSDRLRRNNAILRALSPEGALRRAVPAAQAEPERLLFHPNCGQKAAITHEGRTALRPHATDDFNHGVVLSSRALRDGEVFQVRIDKMVDKWAGSIEIGVTTHNPAYLQLPSTMTNLRSGTWMMTGNGVMHNGTTILDEYGHNLDRLKPPFFQGRGHGRCGAAGGWYSPLLCQWDDSRPCCLERAPGCLCCRGSLRPGGAGHHCGRQVPPIPEPLPEGNNQVSPSSPSSGAGGSDLRFHQLHGSNAVITNGGRTALRHNCRSEFNDAIVISNRALRDGELFEIVIQKMVDRWSGSIEAGVTAIRPEDLEFPNTMTDIDYDTWMLSGTAIMQDGNTMRNNYGCDLDALGTGARIGMMRTAKGDLHYFINGQDQGAACSGLPPGKEVYAVVDLYGQCVQVSITNATGPMDNSLATSNTATEKSFPLHSPVAGVAHRFHSTCGKNVTLEEDGARAVRAAGYAHGLVFSTKELKTEEVFEVKVEELDEKWAGSLRLGLTTLAPGEMGPGAVSGPGLPPSLPELRTKTTWMVSSCEVRRDGQLQRMNYGRNLERLGVGSRVGIRRGADDTMHILVDGEDMGPAATGIAKNVWAVLDLYGPVRSVSIVSSTRLEEPEGTQPPSPSSDTGSEGEEDDDEGEEHGLGGQDQVTIMPTALEFLENHGKNILLSNGNRTATRVASYNQGIVVISQPLVPQLLVQVRIDFLNRQWTSSLVLGVITCPPERLNFPASACALKRAAWLLRGHGVFHNGLKICEKFGPNLDTCPEGTILGLRLDSSGGLHLLVNGMDQGVAVPDVPQPCHALVDLYGQCEQVTIVNPEPGAASGKSVGTQGDMEKADMVDGIKESVCWGPPPAASPLKSCEYHALCSRFQELLLLPEDYFMPPPKRSLCYCESCRKLRGDEAHRRRGEPPREYALPFGWCRFNLRVNPRLEAGTLTKKWHMAYHGSNVAAVRRVLDRGELGAGTASILSCRPLKGDPAGGFEEPGENCAPSREEQPPAVLLSPSLQYAGAETLASKVQFRDPKSQRTHQAQVAFQVCVRPGSYTPGPPSAALREPPDPHFSLAELEWVTKEKGATLLYALLVRVE; encoded by the exons ATGGCGGCGGGGTcgggtgggagtgggggctctGGGGGAGGCCCGGGGCCCGGacctggtgggggtggaggcccTGCTGGGAGCGGCCCAGGACCGGGGTCTGGCGGGGGTCTGGGCAGCGGCGGGGAGCTGCACCCGCGCACTGGGCGCTTGGTGAGCCTGTCGGCCTGTGGGCGTACAGCGCGGCGGCAGCAGCCGGGCCAGGAGTTTAACCACGGGCTGGTGTTGAGCCGGGAACCCTTGCGCGATGGACGCGTCTTCACCGTCCGCATCGACCGCAAG GTCAACTCCTGGAGTGGCTCCATTGAAATTGGAGTGACGGCACTGGACCCCAGTGTGCTGGACTTCCCAAGCAGCGCCACTGGGCTGAAGGGGGGCTCGTGGGTAGTGTCGGGCTGCTCCGTGCTGAGGGATGGACGTTCTGTGCTGGAGGAGTATGGTCAGGACCTGGACCAGCTTGGCGAAGGGGACCGTGTGGGCGTGGAGCGTACGGTGGCAGGGGAGCTGCGGCTCTGGGTGAATGGGCGGGATTGTGGTGTGGCCGCCTCAGGCCTGCCTGCTCGTGTCTGGGCTGTTGTGGACCTTTACGGCAAGTGCACCCAGATCACTGTGCTACCCCCTGAGCCAGGCTTTAGCTCTCCTCCTCCCATTCCCACACCTCCCCTTGAGCCCTCTGCTCCCTATGAAGATTCTGCCTTGGCTGAACAGGGAACCTCTGGGGATGAAG ACTTTGGCAGCATGGAGCTATCTGAGGTG TGTGGAACTCTCATCAAACTCAGCAACAATAATAAGACGGCCGAGCGTCGCCGGCCCCTGGATGAATTCAACAATGGGGTTGTCATGACCAACCGCCCGCTCCGAGACAATGAAATGTTTGAG ATCCGCATCGACAAGCTCGTAGATAAGTGGTCAGGCTCTATTGAGATTGGCGTCACTACCCACAACCCCAACAATTTGGAATATCCAGCCACCATGACCAACCTACAGTCAG GCACCATCATGATGAGCGGCTGTGGGATTCTGACCAATGGCAAGGGCACCCGCCGGGAGTACTGCGAATTCAGTCTGGACGAGCTGCAG gAGGGCGACCACATTGGTCTCACGAGGAAGTCCAACTCTGCCCTGCACTTCTTCATTAACGGCATCGATCAGG GTGTGGCTACCCCATTGACACCCCCAGTTGTTTATGGTGTGGTGGACTTGTATGGGATGGCAGTGAAGGTGACCATCGTCCACAATAACAACCACAGTGACCGTCTACGCCGGAACAATGCTATTCTGCGGGCGCTGTCCCCTGAGGGTGCTCTCCGCCGTGCTGTTCCTGCTGCCCAGGCAGAACCTGAGCGCCTGCTCTTCCACCCCAACTGTGGGCAGAAGGCAGCCATCACCCACGAGGGACGCACTGCCCTGAGGCCCCA TGCCACTGACGACTTCAACCATGGCGTGGTGCTGAGCAGCAGAGCCCTGCGGGACGGGGAGGTGTTCCAGGTGCGCATCGACAAGATGGTGGACAAATGGGCTGGCTCCATCGAGATTGGTGTCACCACCCACAATCCTGCCTACCTCCAGTTGCCCTCCACCATGACCAACTTGCGCTCTG GGACCTGGATGATGACCGGGAATGGGGTGATGCACAATGGGACGACCATCTTGGACGAATATGGGCACAACCTGGACCGCCTCAAG CCCCCCTTCTTCCAAGGCAGGGGACACGGTAGGTGTGGTGCGGCGGGAGGATGGTACTCTCCACTTCTTTGTCAATGGGATGACTCAAGGCCCTGCTGCCTGGAACGTGCCCCCGGGTGTCTATGCTGTCGTGGATCTCTACGGCCAGGCGGCGCAGGCCACCATTGTGGACGAC AGGTGCCCCCAATCCCTGAGCCACTCCCTGAGGGCAATAACCAGGTGTCTCCAAGCTCCCCATCATCAGGGGCCGGGGGCTCCGACCTGCGTTTCCACCAGCTGCACGGCAGTAATGCAGTCATCACTAATGGAGGTCGTACTGCGCTCCGCCACAACTGCCGCAGCGAGTTCAATGACGCCATTGTCATTTCCAACCG GGCCTTGCGGGATGGGGAGCTGTTTGAAATTGTCATTCAGAAAATGGTGGACCGCTGGTCAGGCTCCATTGAGGCTG GAGTGACCGCTATTCGGCCAGAGGACCTTGAATTCCCCAACACTATGACGGACATTGACTACGATACTTGGATGCTGAG TGGCACTGCCATCATGCAAGATGGTAACACGATGCGCAACAACTACGGGTGTGACCTTGACGCACTGGGCACAGGTGCACGCATCGGCATGATGCGAACTGCCAAGGGCGATTTGCACTATTTCATCAACGGCCAGGACCAAGGCGCTGCCTGCTCAGGCTTGCCTCCGGGTAAAG AGGTGTATGCAGTAGTGGATCTCTATGGCCAGTGTGTCCAAGTGTCCATCACCAATGCCACCGGCCCCATGGACAACAGCCTGGCGACCAGCAACACCGCCACTGAGAAGTCATTCCCCCTGCACTCCCCAG TGGCTGGTGTGGCTCACCGATTCCACAGTACTTGCGGCAAGAACGTCACTCTGGAGGAGGATGGCGCGAGGGCGGTGCGTGCAGCTGGTTATGCACATGGCCTCGTCTTCAGCACCAAGGAGCTCAAGACTGAGGAAGTCTTTGAG GTGAAAGTAGAAGAGCTGGATGAGAAGTGGGCAGGTTCCCTCCGGCTAGGGCTGACCACACTAGCGCCAGGGGAGATGGGGCCTGGAGCAGTCAGTGGCCCTgggctgcctccctccctgcccgaGCTCCGGACTAAGACCACCTGGATGGTGTCCAGCTGTGAAGTGAGGCGTGACGGGCAGCTCCAGAGGATGAACTATGGCCGGAACCTAGAGAGGCTAGGG GTGGGGAGCCGTGTGGGCATTCGGCGGGGGGCAGATGACACGATGCACATTCTGGTAGATGGAGAGGATATGGGGCCTGCAGCCACTGGCATTGCCAAG AATGTGTGGGCTGTGTTGGATCTGTACGGGCCAGTTCGGAGTGTGTCTATTGTTAGCTCCACGAGGCTGGAGGAGCCAGAAGGCACCCAGCCTCCATCCCCCAGTTCAGACACCGGAAGTGAGGGCGAGGAGGACGACGACGAGGGCGAGGAGCATGGCCTGGGA GGCCAAGATCAAGTGACTATTATGCCTACAGCCCTCGAGTTCCTGGAAAACCATGGGAAGAATATCCTCTTGTCCAATGGGAACCGTACAGCTACACGGGTGGCCAGCTACAATCAGGGCATTGTTGTCATCAGCCAGCCCCTAGTGCCCCAGCTTCTGGTCCAG GTGCGGATAGATTTCCTGAACCGGCAGTGGACATCTTCCCTTGTCCTGGGAGTCATCACCTGCCCACCTGAGAGGCTCAACTTCCCTGCTTCTGCCTGTGCCCTCAAACGGGCAGCCTGGCTGCTCCGGGGCCATGGGGTCTTCCACAATGGCCTCAAG aTCTGTGAGAAGTTTGGGCCAAATTTGGACACATGTCCTGAAGGCACCATCCTGGGACTGCGGCTAGACAGCTCTGGGGGACTGCACCTCCTTGTCAATGGAATGGACCAGGGGGTGGCTGTGCCAGATGTCCCCCAGCCCTGCCATGCGCTTGTGGACCTCTATGGGCAGTGTGAGCAG GTGACAATTGTGAACCCTGAACCAGGGGCTGCCAGTGGGAAGAGTGTTGGAACCCAAGGGGACATGGAGAAAGCCGACATGGTGGATG GGATCAAGGAGAGTGTGTGTTGGGGTCCACCGCCTGCTGCCAGCCCTCTCAAGAGTTGCGAGTACCATGCTCTTTGCTCCCGTTTCCAAGAACTGCTGCTGCTTCCTG AGGATTATTTCATGCCTCCACCGAAACGTAGCCTGTGCTACTGTGAGTCTTGCCGGAAGCTGCGAGGGGATGAGGCCCACAGGCGCCGTGGGGAGCCTCCCCGGGAATACGCCCTGCCCTTTGGCTGGTGCAGGTTCAACCTCAG GGTGAATCCCCGCCTGGAGGCTGGGACACTAACCAAGAAGTGGCACATGGCGTATCATGGGAGCAACGTGGCAGCTGTCCGGAGGGTGCTGGACCGAGGAGAGCTGGGAGCAG GCACTGCCTCCATCCTGAGCTGCCGGCCCTTGAAGGGAGACCCTGCGGGAGGGTTTGAGGAGCCTGGTGAGAACTGCGCACCTTCTCGGGAGGAGCAGCCCCCTGCAGTGctgctttctccctccctccaataTGCTGGGGCTGAGACCCTGGCATCCAAAGTGCA ATTCCGGGACCCCAAATCCCAGCGGACACACCAGGCCCAGGTGGCATTCCAGGTGTGTGTGCGCCCTGGCTCCTATACCCCTGGCCCTCCTTCTGCTGCCCTCAGAGAACCTCCTGACCCTCACTTCAGCCTAGCCGAACTTGAATGGGTAACCAAGGAGAAGGGGGCCACACTCCTCTATGCCCTGCTGGTACGGGTAGAATGA
- the NEURL4 gene encoding neuralized-like protein 4 isoform X6, which produces MAAGSGGSGGSGGGPGPGPGGGGGPAGSGPGPGSGGGLGSGGELHPRTGRLVSLSACGRTARRQQPGQEFNHGLVLSREPLRDGRVFTVRIDRKVNSWSGSIEIGVTALDPSVLDFPSSATGLKGGSWVVSGCSVLRDGRSVLEEYGQDLDQLGEGDRVGVERTVAGELRLWVNGRDCGVAASGLPARVWAVVDLYGKCTQITVLPPEPGFSSPPPIPTPPLEPSAPYEDSALAEQGTSGDEDFGSMELSEVVSNAILSAYNGGLLNVNLSSPPAGEGLGSSCAATSPILTSNDALLFHEKCGTLIKLSNNNKTAERRRPLDEFNNGVVMTNRPLRDNEMFEIRIDKLVDKWSGSIEIGVTTHNPNNLEYPATMTNLQSGTIMMSGCGILTNGKGTRREYCEFSLDELQEGDHIGLTRKSNSALHFFINGIDQGVATPLTPPVVYGVVDLYGMAVKVTIVHNNNHSDRLRRNNAILRALSPEGALRRAVPAAQAEPERLLFHPNCGQKAAITHEGRTALRPHATDDFNHGVVLSSRALRDGEVFQVRIDKMVDKWAGSIEIGVTTHNPAYLQLPSTMTNLRSGTWMMTGNGVMHNGTTILDEYGHNLDRLKAGDTVGVVRREDGTLHFFVNGMTQGPAAWNVPPGVYAVVDLYGQAAQATIVDDVEVPPIPEPLPEGNNQVSPSSPSSGAGGSDLRFHQLHGSNAVITNGGRTALRHNCRSEFNDAIVISNRALRDGELFEIVIQKMVDRWSGSIEAGVTAIRPEDLEFPNTMTDIDYDTWMLSGTAIMQDGNTMRNNYGCDLDALGTGARIGMMRTAKGDLHYFINGQDQGAACSGLPPEVYAVVDLYGQCVQVSITNATGPMDNSLATSNTATEKSFPLHSPVAGVAHRFHSTCGKNVTLEEDGARAVRAAGYAHGLVFSTKELKTEEVFEVKVEELDEKWAGSLRLGLTTLAPGEMGPGAVSGPGLPPSLPELRTKTTWMVSSCEVRRDGQLQRMNYGRNLERLGVGSRVGIRRGADDTMHILVDGEDMGPAATGIAKNVWAVLDLYGPVRSVSIVSSTRLEEPEGTQPPSPSSDTGSEGEEDDDEGEEHGLGGQDQVTIMPTALEFLENHGKNILLSNGNRTATRVASYNQGIVVISQPLVPQLLVQVRIDFLNRQWTSSLVLGVITCPPERLNFPASACALKRAAWLLRGHGVFHNGLKICEKFGPNLDTCPEGTILGLRLDSSGGLHLLVNGMDQGVAVPDVPQPCHALVDLYGQCEQVTIVNPEPGAASGKSVGTQGDMEKADMVDGIKESVCWGPPPAASPLKSCEYHALCSRFQELLLLPEDYFMPPPKRSLCYCESCRKLRGDEAHRRRGEPPREYALPFGWCRFNLRVNPRLEAGTLTKKWHMAYHGSNVAAVRRVLDRGELGAGTASILSCRPLKGDPAGGFEEPGENCAPSREEQPPAVLLSPSLQYAGAETLASKVQFRDPKSQRTHQAQVAFQVCVRPGSYTPGPPSAALREPPDPHFSLAELEWVTKEKGATLLYALLVRVE; this is translated from the exons ATGGCGGCGGGGTcgggtgggagtgggggctctGGGGGAGGCCCGGGGCCCGGacctggtgggggtggaggcccTGCTGGGAGCGGCCCAGGACCGGGGTCTGGCGGGGGTCTGGGCAGCGGCGGGGAGCTGCACCCGCGCACTGGGCGCTTGGTGAGCCTGTCGGCCTGTGGGCGTACAGCGCGGCGGCAGCAGCCGGGCCAGGAGTTTAACCACGGGCTGGTGTTGAGCCGGGAACCCTTGCGCGATGGACGCGTCTTCACCGTCCGCATCGACCGCAAG GTCAACTCCTGGAGTGGCTCCATTGAAATTGGAGTGACGGCACTGGACCCCAGTGTGCTGGACTTCCCAAGCAGCGCCACTGGGCTGAAGGGGGGCTCGTGGGTAGTGTCGGGCTGCTCCGTGCTGAGGGATGGACGTTCTGTGCTGGAGGAGTATGGTCAGGACCTGGACCAGCTTGGCGAAGGGGACCGTGTGGGCGTGGAGCGTACGGTGGCAGGGGAGCTGCGGCTCTGGGTGAATGGGCGGGATTGTGGTGTGGCCGCCTCAGGCCTGCCTGCTCGTGTCTGGGCTGTTGTGGACCTTTACGGCAAGTGCACCCAGATCACTGTGCTACCCCCTGAGCCAGGCTTTAGCTCTCCTCCTCCCATTCCCACACCTCCCCTTGAGCCCTCTGCTCCCTATGAAGATTCTGCCTTGGCTGAACAGGGAACCTCTGGGGATGAAG ACTTTGGCAGCATGGAGCTATCTGAGGTGGTGAGCAATGCCATACTATCTGCCTACAATGGGGGCCTCCTAAATGTGAATCTGAGCTCCCCACCAGCAGGGGAAGGGCTGGGGTCTAGCTGTGCTGCCACCTCGCCCATCCTCACTTCCAACGATGCCCTGCTCTTTCACGAGAAGTGTGGAACTCTCATCAAACTCAGCAACAATAATAAGACGGCCGAGCGTCGCCGGCCCCTGGATGAATTCAACAATGGGGTTGTCATGACCAACCGCCCGCTCCGAGACAATGAAATGTTTGAG ATCCGCATCGACAAGCTCGTAGATAAGTGGTCAGGCTCTATTGAGATTGGCGTCACTACCCACAACCCCAACAATTTGGAATATCCAGCCACCATGACCAACCTACAGTCAG GCACCATCATGATGAGCGGCTGTGGGATTCTGACCAATGGCAAGGGCACCCGCCGGGAGTACTGCGAATTCAGTCTGGACGAGCTGCAG gAGGGCGACCACATTGGTCTCACGAGGAAGTCCAACTCTGCCCTGCACTTCTTCATTAACGGCATCGATCAGG GTGTGGCTACCCCATTGACACCCCCAGTTGTTTATGGTGTGGTGGACTTGTATGGGATGGCAGTGAAGGTGACCATCGTCCACAATAACAACCACAGTGACCGTCTACGCCGGAACAATGCTATTCTGCGGGCGCTGTCCCCTGAGGGTGCTCTCCGCCGTGCTGTTCCTGCTGCCCAGGCAGAACCTGAGCGCCTGCTCTTCCACCCCAACTGTGGGCAGAAGGCAGCCATCACCCACGAGGGACGCACTGCCCTGAGGCCCCA TGCCACTGACGACTTCAACCATGGCGTGGTGCTGAGCAGCAGAGCCCTGCGGGACGGGGAGGTGTTCCAGGTGCGCATCGACAAGATGGTGGACAAATGGGCTGGCTCCATCGAGATTGGTGTCACCACCCACAATCCTGCCTACCTCCAGTTGCCCTCCACCATGACCAACTTGCGCTCTG GGACCTGGATGATGACCGGGAATGGGGTGATGCACAATGGGACGACCATCTTGGACGAATATGGGCACAACCTGGACCGCCTCAAG GCAGGGGACACGGTAGGTGTGGTGCGGCGGGAGGATGGTACTCTCCACTTCTTTGTCAATGGGATGACTCAAGGCCCTGCTGCCTGGAACGTGCCCCCGGGTGTCTATGCTGTCGTGGATCTCTACGGCCAGGCGGCGCAGGCCACCATTGTGGACGACGTGG AGGTGCCCCCAATCCCTGAGCCACTCCCTGAGGGCAATAACCAGGTGTCTCCAAGCTCCCCATCATCAGGGGCCGGGGGCTCCGACCTGCGTTTCCACCAGCTGCACGGCAGTAATGCAGTCATCACTAATGGAGGTCGTACTGCGCTCCGCCACAACTGCCGCAGCGAGTTCAATGACGCCATTGTCATTTCCAACCG GGCCTTGCGGGATGGGGAGCTGTTTGAAATTGTCATTCAGAAAATGGTGGACCGCTGGTCAGGCTCCATTGAGGCTG GAGTGACCGCTATTCGGCCAGAGGACCTTGAATTCCCCAACACTATGACGGACATTGACTACGATACTTGGATGCTGAG TGGCACTGCCATCATGCAAGATGGTAACACGATGCGCAACAACTACGGGTGTGACCTTGACGCACTGGGCACAGGTGCACGCATCGGCATGATGCGAACTGCCAAGGGCGATTTGCACTATTTCATCAACGGCCAGGACCAAGGCGCTGCCTGCTCAGGCTTGCCTCCGG AGGTGTATGCAGTAGTGGATCTCTATGGCCAGTGTGTCCAAGTGTCCATCACCAATGCCACCGGCCCCATGGACAACAGCCTGGCGACCAGCAACACCGCCACTGAGAAGTCATTCCCCCTGCACTCCCCAG TGGCTGGTGTGGCTCACCGATTCCACAGTACTTGCGGCAAGAACGTCACTCTGGAGGAGGATGGCGCGAGGGCGGTGCGTGCAGCTGGTTATGCACATGGCCTCGTCTTCAGCACCAAGGAGCTCAAGACTGAGGAAGTCTTTGAG GTGAAAGTAGAAGAGCTGGATGAGAAGTGGGCAGGTTCCCTCCGGCTAGGGCTGACCACACTAGCGCCAGGGGAGATGGGGCCTGGAGCAGTCAGTGGCCCTgggctgcctccctccctgcccgaGCTCCGGACTAAGACCACCTGGATGGTGTCCAGCTGTGAAGTGAGGCGTGACGGGCAGCTCCAGAGGATGAACTATGGCCGGAACCTAGAGAGGCTAGGG GTGGGGAGCCGTGTGGGCATTCGGCGGGGGGCAGATGACACGATGCACATTCTGGTAGATGGAGAGGATATGGGGCCTGCAGCCACTGGCATTGCCAAG AATGTGTGGGCTGTGTTGGATCTGTACGGGCCAGTTCGGAGTGTGTCTATTGTTAGCTCCACGAGGCTGGAGGAGCCAGAAGGCACCCAGCCTCCATCCCCCAGTTCAGACACCGGAAGTGAGGGCGAGGAGGACGACGACGAGGGCGAGGAGCATGGCCTGGGA GGCCAAGATCAAGTGACTATTATGCCTACAGCCCTCGAGTTCCTGGAAAACCATGGGAAGAATATCCTCTTGTCCAATGGGAACCGTACAGCTACACGGGTGGCCAGCTACAATCAGGGCATTGTTGTCATCAGCCAGCCCCTAGTGCCCCAGCTTCTGGTCCAG GTGCGGATAGATTTCCTGAACCGGCAGTGGACATCTTCCCTTGTCCTGGGAGTCATCACCTGCCCACCTGAGAGGCTCAACTTCCCTGCTTCTGCCTGTGCCCTCAAACGGGCAGCCTGGCTGCTCCGGGGCCATGGGGTCTTCCACAATGGCCTCAAG aTCTGTGAGAAGTTTGGGCCAAATTTGGACACATGTCCTGAAGGCACCATCCTGGGACTGCGGCTAGACAGCTCTGGGGGACTGCACCTCCTTGTCAATGGAATGGACCAGGGGGTGGCTGTGCCAGATGTCCCCCAGCCCTGCCATGCGCTTGTGGACCTCTATGGGCAGTGTGAGCAG GTGACAATTGTGAACCCTGAACCAGGGGCTGCCAGTGGGAAGAGTGTTGGAACCCAAGGGGACATGGAGAAAGCCGACATGGTGGATG GGATCAAGGAGAGTGTGTGTTGGGGTCCACCGCCTGCTGCCAGCCCTCTCAAGAGTTGCGAGTACCATGCTCTTTGCTCCCGTTTCCAAGAACTGCTGCTGCTTCCTG AGGATTATTTCATGCCTCCACCGAAACGTAGCCTGTGCTACTGTGAGTCTTGCCGGAAGCTGCGAGGGGATGAGGCCCACAGGCGCCGTGGGGAGCCTCCCCGGGAATACGCCCTGCCCTTTGGCTGGTGCAGGTTCAACCTCAG GGTGAATCCCCGCCTGGAGGCTGGGACACTAACCAAGAAGTGGCACATGGCGTATCATGGGAGCAACGTGGCAGCTGTCCGGAGGGTGCTGGACCGAGGAGAGCTGGGAGCAG GCACTGCCTCCATCCTGAGCTGCCGGCCCTTGAAGGGAGACCCTGCGGGAGGGTTTGAGGAGCCTGGTGAGAACTGCGCACCTTCTCGGGAGGAGCAGCCCCCTGCAGTGctgctttctccctccctccaataTGCTGGGGCTGAGACCCTGGCATCCAAAGTGCA ATTCCGGGACCCCAAATCCCAGCGGACACACCAGGCCCAGGTGGCATTCCAGGTGTGTGTGCGCCCTGGCTCCTATACCCCTGGCCCTCCTTCTGCTGCCCTCAGAGAACCTCCTGACCCTCACTTCAGCCTAGCCGAACTTGAATGGGTAACCAAGGAGAAGGGGGCCACACTCCTCTATGCCCTGCTGGTACGGGTAGAATGA